CACAATTCAGCCGCTTTAAAAGCATGGGTCTGTGTCATGGCATGCTCTGTTCTATTTATACAATCTAATATCAGTTGCCCAAAAAAGGGGTAGCCTACTTGCCCTTCTACATTAAAGTGTTTTTCTCCTTCTTTATTTACTAAGTACACATGTGAGCCACCTTTATGGCGAGCAATATCAACATATTTTCGCAACTCAATATAACCATCTGTGCCTAATATCATTGTACGACCATCACCCCAAGTAGAAAGCCCGTCAGGTGTAAACCAATCAACTCTAAAATAGCCCATTGTCCCATTATCCCCACGTAAAGTAGCATCCCCAAAATCATCTAACCCGGGGTACTTTGGGTTGTTATAGTTTTCGATGTTGGCTGAAAGTATTTCTGCATCTTTTGCACCAGTAAAATATAAAAACTGCTCTATTTGATGACTGCCAATGTCGCACAAAATACCCCCATATTGCTCTCTTTCAAAAAACCACGGAGGGCGCCTATCTGCACTTAACCGGTGGGGACCTAAGCCAATGGTTTGAACAACTTTACCAATGGCACCTTGCGCAATTAATTCTCCAGCAAAAACGGCGCTTTCTACATGCAACCGTTCACTATAATAAACAGCATATTTCAAACCTGTTTTTTGAACCATTTCTTTGGCTTCCTCTAGCTGCTTAAGGGTTGTCATTGGTGCCTTATCTGTAAAATAATCTTTACCTGCGGCCAGCACACGCACGCCTAATGGTT
This DNA window, taken from Xylanibacillus composti, encodes the following:
- a CDS encoding Gfo/Idh/MocA family protein; this encodes MNERQEGMNYAPKGKPNPVVKPNEFVFAAIGLDHGHIGGQCNGLIEAGATLKYIYDTDKEKLDHYLKMFPQAKAANSEEEILADKEVKLVTSANIACERQPLGVRVLAAGKDYFTDKAPMTTLKQLEEAKEMVQKTGLKYAVYYSERLHVESAVFAGELIAQGAIGKVVQTIGLGPHRLSADRRPPWFFEREQYGGILCDIGSHQIEQFLYFTGAKDAEILSANIENYNNPKYPGLDDFGDATLRGDNGTMGYFRVDWFTPDGLSTWGDGRTMILGTDGYIELRKYVDIARHKGGSHVYLVNKEGEKHFNVEGQVGYPFFGQLILDCINRTEHAMTQTHAFKAAELCIKAQMIAEKAKNIVRKY